One region of Miscanthus floridulus cultivar M001 chromosome 19, ASM1932011v1, whole genome shotgun sequence genomic DNA includes:
- the LOC136529561 gene encoding uncharacterized protein isoform X2, which yields MGSSHSSLGCADAKSAALRPRPRMTSFLLSGDAAAGNEMLLLNPPPRADIYTSEHAVLHLTYIIGAFARHTNKLKDRPQPLKHAFKYACLQQSSAKSSGWNLKC from the exons ATGGGGAGCTCGCACTCTTCCTTGGGATGCGCCGACGCTAAGAGTGCAGCGCTGCGGCCTCGGCCGCGGATGACCAGCTTCCTGCTCTCCGGGGACGCGGCGGCAGGGAACGAGATGCTGCTCCTCAACCCGCCTCCACGTGCCG ATATATACACATCGGAGCATGCAGTTTTGCATTTGACCTACATAATTGG GGCTTTTGCAAGACACACAAACAAGCTGAAAGACAGACCACAGCCATTGAAACACGCTTTTAAATATGCG TGCCTTCAACAATCTTCTGCTAAGTCATCTGGCTG GAATTTGAAGTGTTGA
- the LOC136529561 gene encoding uncharacterized protein isoform X1, translating to MGSSHSSLGCADAKSAALRPRPRMTSFLLSGDAAAGNEMLLLNPPPRADIYTSEHAVLHLTYIIGAFARHTNKLKDRPQPLKHAFKYAEFEVLTTPIDMLMIREKLARFLVEQVIEKKGEFHHDQ from the exons ATGGGGAGCTCGCACTCTTCCTTGGGATGCGCCGACGCTAAGAGTGCAGCGCTGCGGCCTCGGCCGCGGATGACCAGCTTCCTGCTCTCCGGGGACGCGGCGGCAGGGAACGAGATGCTGCTCCTCAACCCGCCTCCACGTGCCG ATATATACACATCGGAGCATGCAGTTTTGCATTTGACCTACATAATTGG GGCTTTTGCAAGACACACAAACAAGCTGAAAGACAGACCACAGCCATTGAAACACGCTTTTAAATATGCG GAATTTGAAGTGTTGACGACGCCCATCGATATGCTCATGATTAGAGAAAAGCTAGCTAGGTTCTTAGTGGAACAAGTCATCGAGAAGAAAGGAGAGTTCCATCATGACCAGTGA